The Arabidopsis thaliana chromosome 5, partial sequence genomic interval attacaaaaataataaaaataagaaaactaaaatgaGAGTAGTGTTTGATACATTAAcatgatttttgtattttttcttggCCAAATTTCATATATGATTTCTCAAATGCGAACtcagttgatttttttttttttactcataaCTTACTTAATttcttatgaaaaaaaaaatatttgacaaacaagaaataaaatatcaaaactataagtttttgtttgttttttagaaaAGAAGTGAAAGCTCCGTTTGACAACCGCCATTTAGAGAGAAGCGCGACATTTTACTTTTCGACTTTCGTGTTTCTCCAGTGGAATTCTTTTCAATATACACGCGCCGCTTATTATCCCTCACGCGCCACCGTCGTGTAAAccataaaaaatctcaaatctaaactctttcattttcaacttttccttttcttcttcttcttctttatctttctcaCTTCTCCTTTCTCCATCGTTCTATCATTTTCTCCTTTCCTTCACCTCAAGAtctcaaaaacacaaaaagagaaatcaatcaaaaccttAGGGTTTTCTACTAATTTATCTGTGTGATGTTaagagaatcatcatcatcttcgtcgtcATGGGAGGAGTAACTTCATCAATCGCTGCAAAATTCGCTTTTTTCCCGCCATCACCACCGTCTTATGGATTTGTTTCCGACGTTGACCGATTATACATAACAGAAGTACCTCGCCGTGATGATGTAGATGTATTGAAGCTAAAGACTCGTCGTGGTAACGAGATTGTAGCTATTTATATTAAACATCCTAAAGCTAATGGTACGCTTTTGTATTCACATGGTAACGCTGCTGATTTGGGTCAAATGTTTGAGCTTTTTATCGAACTTAGTAATCGTCTCCGACTTAATCTCATGGGGTaagtaacttttttcttcttctctatctctgtttttgtataaagtttcgatttttgaGGATTGTTGTGAATGATACTGTTAATTTAGGGGTTTCCATGAAAAAAGGAGGAAACTTTCCAAAATTGGTTCGTTATCTCGttgatgtttttaaatttgaattgaagatttggttttggattggTTATTAATGGCTTATAGTCCTGAATATAGTGACAAAATCTATGTGAAAGTCAGAGACTTTAGCCAAAATTTTCTGGGTCTTGTTGACCCCTCAAGACATTTATTCatatagtttttgaaatttctatataaataatttgactTTTGTGAAATGTTGTGATGCAAGCATTTCATTGCAACTGTTTTCAATCATACTTCTCCTCTGTggtagaagaagaatttaGATTCTGAGAATGCGATTTCGCATATCTTCATGCGTACTTGCTTAGGCCTTGTACTCAATTTTAACGACTGTGAAGACTGTAAATTGGTAATTAGTAGCAAAAGTTTCTCCACTTAAGTTGTGTTATTGCGGTAGTTACGGTCTATAATCCAATGATGAGTAGGTTATAATAGTTCTATAatctcttctttggttttctttttccagGTATGATTACTCTGGTTATGGTCAGTCTACTGGAAAGGTTGTATTCTGAGCTTCTAACTTTATAAAAGTGTATCTGACCGTCTTGTTATGTGTTAGAGAGTCCAGGGATTGTTTTTGATGGATTTAAGTTTGTTACTTGAATCAGGCAAGTGAATGTAATACCTATGCTGATATAGATGCAGCATATACTTGCCTCAAGGAACATTATGGTGTAAAAGATGATCAACTGATATTATATGGTCAGTCTGTTGGTAGTGGACCAACGATTGATTTAGCTTCACGCACGCCTAATTTGCGAGGAGTGGTTTTGCACAGCCCTATTCTCTCTGGGATGAGAGTTTTGTATCCGGTTAAACGTACCTATTGGTTTGACATTTACAAGGTAATTTAGCAAACATTCAGCTATGTTTGTTCTGGTTTTCATGTGTTCATGCTTACACGCACAATTCTTTGTTTCAGAATATTGACAAGATCGGTGCAGTTACCTGTCCTGTCTTAGTAATCCATGTGAGTAAATGATTATTCCTCTTTCATTATTGTCTCTTTCACTTTGCCTTTGATCTTCTCATTATTGGTGGAATCTTGTTGTCATTTATTGCCTCCACAGATTCTTGTAATGAATTAAAACTTGTAGGTTAACTGGACCAtttgacaagaaaatgttTGGTGAAACTCAAGTTGTTGAAATTTATGAGATATTTATTGGGTAGCCAACTTGAGTATTTCTCCAATAAGAATCATTGTCTTGTGCCTTAAAAACAGATTAGTGACATTAGTCTAAATTTAAATCACTTAAGAAGGTTTTTAACTCTCTTGTTTGGTCTGGTAGGGGACTGCAGATGAAGTGGTTGATTGTTCTCATGGAAAACAACTTTGGGAactttcaaaagaaaagtatgAGCCTTTATGGGTATCTGGAGGAGGACACTGCAATCTAGAACTCTATCCAGAGTTCATAAAACATCTGAAGAAATACGTAATTTCTATTTCCAAGGGACCAAGAACTGGTTCGAACAAGACTGCAACGACGGATGCAgccaaaaaacagagcaagccTGCAGAGAACGGGCGTGCTGATACGTTTCAACTTGGCTGTTGCCTTCCAGAAGTTTCTAGAAACAGTGTAGACAGTCAGCTGGAGAAATCTAAGAAGACTAGTAAACCCGAGAAGTCTCGTATGAGCATTGATAGgtttagaaggaaaaaaggtTCAGTCTGGTGACATATAAAGGTCCATCGACAAAACAGGTTATTTGTAACTCCTGTTTCTGTAATTCATATGTTTCTGCATAAAATTATGACgtgtggttttgtttttttctttctcaggTTTGTGTATGTATTTTCTAATAGAAACAGATCAAACTCAAAAGTCTTGATTTCATATTTGGTTGTAACTTTGTCATGGTACAAAACTTGTAATCACTGACaagtttgattttagtttgGACTTGCTTTTCTCGAAACTAAAAACGCatatacagtaaaacctctataaattaataatgttgggagcgagaaaatttattaatttaaagaggtattaatttatcgataaattaataattattaatttatagagagattttacaaattttgtattttttttttttacaaaacttcGATAGAAAagtagtttttctttataattaataattttttctaaaactaattacaaggaaaaaacaatgattaagtttaaaaaataatacaaaattttttCGAcgtaataaaaatattagaattaaactctacaaataattaatagaaattgaagaaaaaataatattagagtcatatttcaataaatattttacatataatattgatatatat includes:
- a CDS encoding alpha/beta-Hydrolases superfamily protein (alpha/beta-Hydrolases superfamily protein; BEST Arabidopsis thaliana protein match is: alpha/beta-Hydrolases superfamily protein (TAIR:AT1G66900.1); Has 35333 Blast hits to 34131 proteins in 2444 species: Archae - 798; Bacteria - 22429; Metazoa - 974; Fungi - 991; Plants - 531; Viruses - 0; Other Eukaryotes - 9610 (source: NCBI BLink).), with protein sequence MGGVTSSIAAKFAFFPPSPPSYGFVSDVDRLYITEVPRRDDVDVLKLKTRRGNEIVAIYIKHPKANGTLLYSHGNAADLGQMFELFIELSNRLRLNLMGYDYSGYGQSTGKASECNTYADIDAAYTCLKEHYGVKDDQLILYGQSVGSGPTIDLASRTPNLRGVVLHSPILSGMRVLYPVKRTYWFDIYKNIDKIGAVTCPVLVIHMKWLIVLMENNFGNFQKKSMSLYGYLEEDTAI
- a CDS encoding alpha/beta-Hydrolases superfamily protein (alpha/beta-Hydrolases superfamily protein; BEST Arabidopsis thaliana protein match is: alpha/beta-Hydrolases superfamily protein (TAIR:AT1G66900.1); Has 3656 Blast hits to 3647 proteins in 739 species: Archae - 4; Bacteria - 1133; Metazoa - 617; Fungi - 184; Plants - 295; Viruses - 6; Other Eukaryotes - 1417 (source: NCBI BLink).), with the protein product MGGVTSSIAAKFAFFPPSPPSYGFVSDVDRLYITEVPRRDDVDVLKLKTRRGNEIVAIYIKHPKANGTLLYSHGNAADLGQMFELFIELSNRLRLNLMGYDYSGYGQSTGKASECNTYADIDAAYTCLKEHYGVKDDQLILYGQSVGSGPTIDLASRTPNLRGVVLHSPILSGMRVLYPVKRTYWFDIYKNIDKIGAVTCPVLVIHGTADEVVDCSHGKQLWELSKEKYEPLWVSGGGHCNLELYPEFIKHLKKYVISISKGPRTGSNKTATTDAAKKQSKPAENGRADTFQLGCCLPEVSRNSVDSQLEKSKKTSKPEKSRMSIDRFRRKKGSVW